The following is a genomic window from Streptomyces chrestomyceticus JCM 4735.
CGTCGTCCACCCGCGGATGCAGCGCCACGGACTCGGCGGACGGCTGCTGTCCGCGGTCGAGGAGCGGCTGGCCACGGAGCGCTCGGCCAAGCGCTTCCGGCTGACCGCCGGGCACCGCAGCGAGGCCAACCTGCGCCTGTACCGCAGCCACGGCTACGCCCCCGTCGGCACCGAGCAGGTCAGCCCCCGGCTCAGCCGCATCACGCTGGAGAAGGAGGCGGCCGGCGTGGAAGGCGCGCCGCAGGACTACGTGGCGAGCGCCTGACCGGCCGGTCCCGTACAGCGGGGGCCTGCCGGCGCATCACGCCCGGCGGGCCCGCCGCAGCCAGAGCAGACCGGTCACCGGCAGGAAGACCGGAATGAAGAGGTAGCCCATCCCGAAGTTCGACCAGACGGTGGCGTCCGGGAAGGCGGAGCGGTCCACCAGCGTCCAGGTACCGACGCCGAGCACGCCGGCCAGCTCCAGCGCACAGCACACGACCGCCGCCCTGCGGGCCCCCTCCCCGCCGCGCACCAGCGAGAACAGGATGAAGGCGTAGACCACCGCGGAGACCGCGGACAGGATGTACGCCAGCGGCGCCCGGTCGAACTGCGCGATCAGTTGGTAGGCCGCGCGCGACGCGGCGGCGACGGTGAAGACGCCGTACAGGGCCACCAGCAGCCGCCCGGGGCCGGTGCCCAGGGAG
Proteins encoded in this region:
- a CDS encoding GNAT family N-acetyltransferase, with product MGMSVTVSAATDQDAEQILKLQYLCYQPEAALYDDYSIPPLTQTLDDLRAELSDACVVVARLGTEVVGAVRGTVGADGTAAIGTLVVHPRMQRHGLGGRLLSAVEERLATERSAKRFRLTAGHRSEANLRLYRSHGYAPVGTEQVSPRLSRITLEKEAAGVEGAPQDYVASA